One window from the genome of Phocoena phocoena chromosome 15, mPhoPho1.1, whole genome shotgun sequence encodes:
- the DIDO1 gene encoding death-inducer obliterator 1 → MDEKGDPSGEDAPKAIKPTSKEFRKTWGFRRTTIAKREGAGDAEVDALEPLPRQQQSPSLRRSGRQPKRTERVEEFLTTVRRRGRRGTPVSLEDSAEPASCPVTDAESASEGSVESTSDGKSGPRSGSTGAKERTASSAKARGRGDEDDTSDSDSDGLTLKELQNRLRRKREQEPTDRPPKGVQSRLRKKLRKEDPVETMDVEAGDAVEGSLPVPQEPEADLGAASQAAKMDRESQLEGRVAPGGNAEEPGDAVRHKPECEVYDPNALYCLCRQPHNNRFMICCDRCEEWFHGDCVGISEARGRLLERNGEDYICPNCTILQVQDEPSSETTGTQDSRSRPADADGTDCTSIGTVEQKSSEDQGIKGRIEKAANPSGKKKLKIFQPVVEAPGAARCIGPGCSSVAQPDSVYCSSDCILKHAAATMRFLSAGKEQKPKPKEKPKTKPEKIILQKCSVQAGIKISSVHKRLAPDKKENTAKKVAVVPPRSEVLAKEPTCESSTPSWASDHNYNAVKPEKTAAPWPPLLYKSVKEDRRAEAKVAVAVVPKKAAPPGSSGGGKQPSPRNLLPKKSPPFANAAAAKPAIKKTPTGFKGTIPKRPWLSAAPSPSGSAPSAKQAGLAPVAATSASRKFPSSAASVGATRKPGPTSVPLASPAPGRLGPASPASSQPNSQIRQNIRRSLKEILWKRVTDSDDLIMTENEVGKIALHIEKEMFNLFRVTDNRYKSKYRSLMFNLKDPKNQGLFHRVLREEISLAKLVRMKPEELVSKELSMWKERSSKPVMESRTKLHNETKKPTVKQETLPDMEDSPPVSDSDEQQESVRAAPERSAAPLLDLVGSMLQDTTGQHRAHLFDLNCKICTGQVPSSEDEPAPQKQKWSTSAKKEDSKSKHDSSASEPALSSAGDAAPETLPENASEPDLESAARAHLEGRSLPVPPEDGHPEPSTLEGTPCPAPGGGGVFTTVTVSGRDPRTAPGGPSTGTAPSAARPDGAHPAESRQDVPKPVPTSVTVPKSILAKPSASPEPRYLLSVPPSPSISISESRSPPEGDTTLFLSRLGTIWKGFINMQSVAKFVTKAYPVSGCFDYLSEDLPDTIHIGGRIAPKTVWDYVGKLRSSVSKELCLIRFHPATEEEEVAYISLYSYFSSRGRFGVVANNSRHVKDLYLIPLSAADPVPSKLLPFEGPGLESPRPNIILGLVICQKIKRPSNAGELDKTEEKRPRTQTQEEMDPVHPRVPAALLPEKKPPKYPLCPGDAAVSTTPPGSPPPPPPPPEAPGAPASSSVLQILSSLKPGATNTVTASPASVTVAASSVTSSSSKTASPLEHILQTLFGKKKAFDPPTKEPAESAPAPHQDSRAKAGGGLPAAPLLDPIVQQFGQFSKDRALEEEEDDRPYDPEEEYGPERAFDTQLGDRGRRQDAEKAAEAAEREEVAYDPEDETILEEAKVTVDDLPTRMCVDAHGGPGLPAPSLAEQQQMIEELTKQIEEQQRQVEEQEEALRQQRAAVGASMAHFSVSDALMSPPPKAALLPPEPQAAAKPAAPPAGSQAPGPSAEARPSRDPRQARRLAAESNESEAAPRPPLAREAPGGAAAGPGPLPAQEEPESAPPPWAPGEEAPPPAKQDGPLREPVESPGPEGAAGGDGVARPARKVLLPTPPGASFQPLFPSQHEGQTFHPPGGRDPFSGPGYSQEKPLGSCQYEDQRNAQFPEKSDSLVAETEGDREPQPRPGEGAGTFPAAAQKGGPPPQFQGQREPAPRAFGMSGLHGPNYTGPRGPVPPFSEENSNNDGPRGGPPPARFGPQKGPIPSLFSGPHGPPPYGDGRGPSPSHLGGPRGAGPPPFEDRKDPHGEKREFPEAPYGEASGPPGQCEGPEQAPFLGNRGAAPFQFGGQRRPLLSQFKGPRGGPPPSQFGGQRGPPAGHFVGPRGPHPGQFEGPRGQAPGFVPGPRGMQPQQFEEQRVHSPPRFTGQRAPAPLPFGGPRGAAPFPEKSESAPPRFHFQGPAAPGPKPAPRPLLELPSHPPAPPGAPAPGPEAEFREGRGHEYRGPGFEGRPRDKAPEEPEAPPPDSRPGRALEDRRRERERGKPWERERGRTWSRERDWDRGREWDRHRDKDAGREWDRGRERNAGRDKGREWDRARERSRNRDRDRDRRRDRERSRSRDRDRDKARERERRRDRSRSPERPRDPKAEAPRAAAPTAQT, encoded by the exons ATGGACGAGAAGGGTGACCCGAGTGGTGAGGATGCGCCCAAGGCCATCAAGCCCACCAGCAAAGAGTTCAGGAAGACGTGGGGGTTCCGGAGGACCACCATCGCCAAGCGCGAGGGCGCTGGGGATGCAGAGGTGGATGCCCTGGAGCCGCTGCCCCGGCAGCAGCAGAGCCCGTCGCTGCGTCGCAGCGGAAGGCAGCCGAAGCGGACCGAGCGGGTGGAGGAGTTCCTGACCACGGTACGGCGCCGGGGCCGGAGGGGCACCCCCGTGTCCCTAGAGGACTCGGCGGAGCCGGCGTCCTGTCCAGTGACAGATGCGGAGAGCGCCTCTGAGGGGAGCGTGGAGAGCACCTCGGACGGGAAGAGCGGTCCCAGGTCTGGCTCCACGGGTGCTAAGGAACGAACGGCCTCCTCGGCAAAGGCCAGAGGGCGTGGCGACGAGGATGACACCTCCGATAGCGACAGTGACGGGCTGACTTTGAAAGAACTCCAGAATCGCCTGCGGAGAAAGCGCGAGCAGGAGCCCACGGACAGGCCCCCCAAGGGCGTCCAGAGCCGCCTGCGGAAGAAGCTTCGGAAGGAGGACCCCGTGGAGACCATGGACGTTGAGGCAGGCGATGCAGTGGAGGGCTCGCTGCCCGTCCCGCAAGAGCCGGAGGCCGACCTGGGGGCTGCGTCTCAGGCGGCGAAAATGGACAGAGAGAGCCAGCTGGAAGGGAGGGTGGCCCCAGGGGGGAATGCAGAGGAACCCGGAGACGCAGTCCGACACAAGCCCGAATGTGAGGTGTACGACCCCAACGCCCTGTACTGCCTGTGCCGCCAGCCTCATAATAACAG GTTTATGATTTGCTGTGACCGATGTGAAGAATGGTTTCATGGCGACTGTGTGGGCATTTCTGAGGCTCGAGGGAGGCTCTTGGAAAGGAACGGGGAGGATTACATCTGCCCAAACTGCACCATCCTGCAAGTGCAGGACGAGCCCAGCTCTGAGACCACAGGCACGCAGGACTCGAGGTCGAGACCTGCAGACGCCGACGGCACAGACTGTACAAGTATAGGAACCGTGGAGCAGAAATCGAGTGAAGACCAAGGAATTAAGGGTAGAATTGAGAAAGCTGCAAACCCAAGTGGCAAGAAAAAACTCAAGATATTCCAGCCC GTCGTAGAGGCGCCTGGTGCCGCCAGATGCATTGGCCCCGGGTGCTCGAGCGTGGCGCAGCCCGACTCTGTCTACTGCAGCAGCGACTGTATCCTGAAACACGCCGCGGCCACCATGCGCTTCCTGAGCGCAGGGAAAGAGCAGAAACCAAAACCTAAAGAGAAACCCAAGACAAAGCCGGAAAAAATCATTCTTCAGAAATGTAGCGTTCAG GCAGGCATTAAAATCTCTTCTGTGCACAAGAGACTGGCTCCAGACAAGAAGGAGAACACAGCAAAGAAGGTGGCGGTGGTCCCTCCAAGGAGTGAGGTCCTCGCTAAGGAGCCGACCTGTGAGAGCAGCACGCCGTCCTGGGCCAGCGACCACAATTACAATGCAGTAAAGCCAGAAAAGACTGCTGCCCCCTGGCCGCCACTGTTGTATAAAT CCGTGAAGGAGGACAGACGCGCAGAGGCCAAGGTGGCGGTGGCGGTGGTGCCGAAGAAGGCGGCTCCTCCAGGCTCCTCGGGGGGCGGCAAGCAACCCTCGCCCAGAAATCTCCTTCCAAAGAAGTCCCCTCCTTTTGCAAACGCGGCAGCAGCCAAACCGGCCATCAAAAAGACGCCAACGGGTTTCAAGGGCACCATCCCCAAGAGGCCGTGGCTCTcggctgccccctccccctcgggCAGCGCTCCCTCGGCCAAGCAGGCAGGGCTGGCACCTGTTGCTGCCACGTCTGCTTCCAGAAAGTTTCCCAGCTCCGCTGCTTCGGTgggcgccaccaggaagcctgggcCCACCTCGGTTCCCCTGGCCTCTCCAGCCCCGGGACGCCTGGGCCCCGCGAGCCCTGCTTCGTCACAGCCAAATTCTCAAATTCGGCAAAACATAAGACGCTCCTTGAAGGAGATCTTGTGGAAAAG AGTCACTGACAGCGATGACTTAATCATGACAGAAAATGAAGTAGGAAAAATTGCACTGCACATCGAGAAGGAGATGTTTAACTTGTTCCGAGTCACAGACAATCGGTACAAGAGCAAGTACCGCAGCCTCATGTTCAACCTCAAGGACCCCAAAAACCAG GGGCTTTTCCATCGTGTTCTGCGTGAAGAAATCTCTTTGGCAAAACTTGTGAGAATGAAGCCAGAAGAACTTGTCTCCAAAGAGCTTTCCATGTGGAAAGAGAGATCGTCAAAGCCT GTGATGGAGTCCAGAACTAAATTGCATAATGAGACTAAGAAGCCAACCGTTAAACAGGAAACTCTTCCCGATATGGAAGATTCTCCGCCAGTGTCAGATTCTGAT GAACAGCAAGAATCGGTGCGGGCGGCCCCCGAGAGGAGTGCAGCACCGCTGCTGGACCTTGTCGGCAGCATGCTGCAGGACACGACCGGGCAGCACCGGGCGCACCTCTTTGACCTGAATTGTAAGATCTGCACAG GTCAGGTTCCATCGTCGGAAGATGAGCCAGCTCCACAAAAGCAAAAGTGGTCAACTTCTGCCAAGAAGGAGGACTCAAAGTCCAAGCATGACAGCTCTGCCTCTGAGCCCGCTCTCAGCTCAGCCGGTGATGCGGCACCAGAAACTCTGCCTGAAAACGCCTCGGAGCCAGACCTGGAAAGCGCTGCTCGCGCCCATTTGGAGGGAAGGTCCCTCCCGGTGCCTCCAGAGGACGGCCACCCCGAGCCCTCCACCCTGGAAGGCACCCCCTGCCCGGCCCCTGGGGGCGGCGGAGTGTTCACCACAGTCACGGTGTCCGGCCGAGACCCCAGGACTGCACCAGGCGGGCCGAGCACGGGCACGGCTCCCTCGGCAGCCCGCCCAGACGGCGCCCACCCAGCGGAGTCCCGACAGGACGTCCCGAAGCCTGTGCCAACCTCCGTGACGGTGCCCAAGTCCATCCTGGCCAAGCCGTCCGCGTCGCCCGAGCCCAGATACCTCCTGTCGGTCCCACCGTCGCCAAGCATCAG CATCTCAGAGTCCCGCTCCCCTCCAGAAGGCGATACCACCCTCTTTTTGTCTCGACTTGGCACCATTTGGAAAGGATTTATTAACATGCAGAGTGTAGCGAAGTTTGTCACTAAGGCGTATCCTGTCTCTGGATGTTTTGATTATCTCAGTGAG GACCTGCCCGACACGATTCACATCGGCGGAAGGATTGCCCCAAAGACAGTCTGGGATTACGTTGGCAAACTCAGATCTTCAGTGTCTAAG GAGCTGTGTCTGATCCGCTTCCACCCCGcgacggaggaggaggaggtggcctACATCTCTCTGTACTCCTATTTCAGCAGCCGCGGCCGCTTCGGCGTCGTGGCAAACAACAGTAGGCACGTCAAAGACCTCTACCTGATCCCGCTGAGCGCCGCGGACCCTGTGCCCTCCAAACTCCTGCCCTTTGAGGGACCAG gtcttgAGTCACCGCGTCCAAACATAATCCTGGGGTTAGTAATCTGTCAAAAAATAAAGCGTCCTTCAAATGCCGGCGAATTAGACAAGACAGAGGAGAAGCGGCCCCGTACTCAGACACAAGAAGAAATGGATCCCGTCCACCCCAGAGTGCCAGCAGCCCTGCTCCCTGAGAAGAAGCCGCCCAAGTACCCGCTGTGCCCAGGGGACGCGGCTGTCAGCACCACACCCCCGgggtctcccccacccccaccccctcctccagaaGCACCAGGCGCGCCGGCCTCGTCTTCCGTGTTACAGATATTGTCGTCGCTCAAACCAGGAGCCACGAACACTGTCACAGCATCACCCGCGTCAGTGACGGTGGCCGCTTCCTCTGTCACTTCCTCTTCTTCAAAAACAGCTTCGCCCCTAGAACATATCCTGCAGACTCTCTTTGGGAAGAAGAAGGCGTTTGACccccccaccaaagagcctgccgAGTCggccccagccccccaccagGACTCGAGAGCCAAAGCCGGCGGCGGGCTGCCGGCAGCACCTCTGCTGGACCCAATTGTCCAGCAGTTTGGTCAGTTCTCAAAAGACAGAGctctggaggaggaggaagacgaCAGGCCGTATGACCCCGAGGAAGAGTACGGGCCTGAGAGAGCCTTCGACACTCAGCTTGGAGACCGCGGGCGACGCCAGGACGCAGAGAAGGCCGCGGAGGCAGCCGAGCGGGAGGAGGTGGCCTATGACCCGGAGGACGAGACAATCCTCGAAGAAGCCAAAGTGACCGTCGacgacctgcccaccagaatgtGTGTGGACGCGCACGGCGGGCCAGGCCTGCCGGCGCCCTCCTTGGCCGAGCAGCAGCAGATGATAGAGGAGCTCACGAAGCAGATCGAGGAGCagcagaggcaggtggaggagcaGGAGGAGGCGCTCAGGCAGCAGAGGGCGGCCGTCGGGGCCTCCATGGCCCACTTCTCCGTGTCGGATGCGCTCATGTCGCCGCCGCCCAAGGCTGCGCTCCTGCCGCCGGAGCCGCAGGCTGCGGCCAAGCCGGCCGCGCCCCCCGCTGGCAGCCAGGCTCCGGGCCCGAGCGCCGAGGCGCGGCCGAGCCGGGACCCCCGGCAGGCCCGGCGGTTGGCCGCGGAGAGCAACGAGAGCGAGGCCGCCCCGAGGCCCCCGCTGGCCAGAGAAGCGCCCGGAGGGGCCGCTGCCGGCCCGGGGCCACTCCCGGCCCAGGAGGAGCCAGAGTCAGCCCCTCCACCGTGGGCTCCGGGCGAAGAGGCCCCACCGCCGGCCAAGCAGGACGGCCCTCTGCGCGAGCCCGTGGAAAGCCCGGGGCCCGAGGGCGCAGCCGGCGGGGACGGCGTGGCCAGGCCTGCCCGGAAGGTGCTGCTGCCCACGCCGCCGGGTGCCTCCTTCCAGCCTCTCTTCCCTTCGCAGCATGAGGGCCAGACCTTCCACCCTCCCGGAGGAAGGGATCCTTTCTCGGGTCCAGGGTACTCTCAGGAAAAACCTCTGGGCTCTTGCCAGTACGAGGATCAGAGAAATGCTCAGTTTCCCGAAAAAAGTGACTCCCTGGTAGCTGAAACCGAAGGAGACAGAGAGCCACAGCCCAGGCCAGGTGAGGGGGCCGGCACGTTCCCTGCCGCAGCACAGAAAGGGGGGCCTCCACCCCAGTTCCAAGGCCAGCGGGAGCCTGCACCGCGTGCTTTCGGGATGTCGGGCCTTCACGGCCCCAATTACACAGGCCCACGGGGGCCAGTCCCTCCGTTCTCGGAAGAGAATTCTAATAACGACGGGCCGAGAGGGGGGCCTCCACCAGCCAGATTCGGGCCCCAAAAGGGGCCCATCCCTTCCTTGTTCTCAGGGCCACATGGGCCACCTCCCTATGGGGACGGGAGGGGCCCATCCCCTTCCCACCTGGGCGGGCCCAGGGGAGCAGGGCCACCTCCGTTTGAAGACCGCAAGGACCCCCACGGGGAGAAGAGGGAGTTCCCGGAGGCCCCTTACGGTGAGGCCTCGGGCCCCCCTGGCCAGTGCGAGGGGCCCGAGCAGGCCCCGTTCCTGGGAAACAGGGGCGCCGCGCCTTTCCAGTTCGGGGGCCAGAGGAGGCCTCTGCTGTCGCAGTTTAAAGGACCCCGAGGTGGCCCTCCTCCCTCTCAGTTCGGAGGTCAGAGAGGCCCCCCCGCCGGCCACTTTGTGGGCCCGAGGGGGCCGCACCCTGGGCAGTTTGAAGGCCCCAGGGGCCAAGCCCCTGGATTCGTGCCGGGACCCAGGGGGATGCAGCCTCAGCAGTTCGAGGAGCAGAGGGTCCACTCACCGCCCAGGTTCACCGGCCAGAGGGCACCGGCGCCCTTGCCCTTTGGGGGGCCCCGGGGGGCCGCTCCCTTCCCCGAGAAGAGCGAGTCGGCGCCTCCACGCTTCCACTTCCAGGGCCCGGCCGCCCCCGGACCCAAGCCGGCGCCCCGGCCACTGCTGGAGCTGCCCAGCCACCCGCCTGCGCCACCCGGCGCGCCGGCCCCAGGCCCCGAGGCCGAATTCCGCGAGGGCAGGGGCCACGAGTACAGAGGCCCAGGCTTCGAGGGGCGGCCCCGGGACAAGGCCCCGGAGGAGCCCGAGGCCCCGCCGCCCGACAGCCGCCCGGGCCGGGCCCTCGAGGACCGCCGGCGCGAGCGGGAGCGTGGGAAGCCCTGGGAGCGGGAACGCGGCCGGACCTGGAGCCGCGAGCGGGACTGGGACCGAGGCCGCGAGTGGGACCGACACCGCGACAAGGACGCTGGCCGCGAGTGGGACCGGGGCCGCGAGCGCAACGCGGGCAGGGACAAGGGGCGCGAGTGGGACCGGGCCCGAGAGCGGAGCCGCAACCGCGACCGCGACCGCGACCGCAGACGTGACCGGGAGAGGTCCCGCAGCAGGGACCGCGACCGCGACAAGGCCCGCGAGCGGGAGCGCCGCAGGGACCGTAGTCGGAGCCCGGAGCGACCCCGGGACCCCAAGGCCGAGGCCCCGCGGGCTGCCGCCCCCACCGCCCAGACCTAG